A window of Thermosipho japonicus genomic DNA:
GTGTACATATTGAAGAGTTTTTTAAACTACTTAAGTTCAGCATTTTTTACACTTCTTAGTCAGAATACGCTTTTTGACATAAAGAAAGATTTAACAACTCGCATTTTAAAACTACCACTAGAGTTTTTCACAAATAGCGAAAGTGGATATATTATTTCAAGGTTCAAAGAGACTGATTCTTTGAGTTCGTTGTTTTCTTTACAGAGTTTCAAATTAATCCTTAGTGTATTTGAATTTATAGGTGCTATGATGATTATGTTTTCTCTGAATGTGAAATTAACTCTGTTTTTAATTTTAGTAATTCCCGTTTTTTATTTAGTTGTGAAAAGTTTTGAATCAGTATTTGCCAAAGTTACCAATGAAACAATGGAGAAAGGAGCTATTTTTCACGGAAAATTTCAACAATCCATAAATGGAGCAGAGGAAATAAAAAGGATGGCTTTAGAGGAAAAAGAAGCACAGAATATAAATAGAATTAATAAAGAATACGTAAAATCGACTATAAAATACGGCATTCTCTTGTCCTTTGGTTCTGAAATTATTATGCTTCTATCTTCTCTTGTAAGTGTCCTTTTGCTTTATTTAGGTGGGAAGTCAATTGTTCAAGAAAGTATATCTGTAGGAACTTATTTGGCTTTTACTGGATATTTCGGAAAACTGTATGCACCTGTAGTTAATTGGAGTATAAGTATGTATACTTTCAAACCGGCGTTTGTAGCGTTGAAAAGGATTAAAGATTTCTTTATGAAATATTCTGAAGAAGATGAGATGTTTGACAAGATAAAAATAAATAAAATAAATGAAATAGAAATGAAGAAAGTAAATTTCTGTTATCCTGATGGTAAAGAATATGTTTTAAGAAATTTCAATTTTAAAGCAGAAAGAGGAGATAAAGTTCTTTTGAAGGGACCAAACGGAAGTGGAAAGTCTACAATCATAAGATTACTTTTAGGATTTTATGAAAATTATGAGGGAGAAATATTGATAAATGGAGTGGAGTTGAAAAGAATATCAAAAAAATCCCTGAGAAATAGAGTTTCAATAGTGTCGCAGAAAATTTTCCTATTTAACGATACAATCGAAAACAATATAAAAATAAAAGACGACGTTGATGATGAAAAATACGAAATAATTTTAAGAAAATCGGGATTGAAAGCTTTTGTAGAAAAATTGCCTTTTAAAGATAAAACCTTGGTGGGAGAGAATGGAGTTAAACTCTCGGGAGGTGAGATACATAAACTAGCGATAGCTCGTGCTATGGTAAAATCCTATTCTGATGTATTTATATTTGATGAAGCAACGGCACATTTGGATAAAGAAACAAAAGAATTGATAAGGAAGTTTATTAAAGAAGAATTAGATAATAAAATATGTATCATAATTGATCACTCTGATTACTTTGATAATGTGTGTAATAAAATTGTGCATTTAATGCCAAATTATTGTGAGGGTTCCTGTAAGGAAAAATAAAGATTGTAAAAACATATTGCTTCTTAATAATATATGGTTAACATTAATTAATTTTTTGTATTGATGTTTCAAAAAGAAATCATTGTTTTATAATGATTCACCCTGGCCAAAGTAAAAATTATTTGTCAATCAATCTAATCATTTTAGGATGTGCTGAGAGCGCGTCTATTAACATTGTTAACTGCTGTCCTAGTAACATATATGTAATCTGTGCCTTTAGTGTCCTTTCATTCATTCCTCTCATCTTTATCCTCTGCTTCAGCCTTTCTATATACTATTCTATTTCCCATCTTTTGCTATATATCAACCTATTTATTTCTCTTTCCATAAATTCTTTTCCTTGTTGGTAATGTTTGGTACAAAAATAATTTTGCAGGTGTAGCCCTTTTTTATATCCTAATTTAACCTATTTTTTACTTTGGCCAGGGTTTTTAGTGTAGTTAGTTAATCCTTTAATTTTTCGTATACTTTACGTACTTTGTCAATTTCACTTAAAAATGCATTAACTACTTCTGGATCAAAGTGTTTTTCTTTTTCCTTTTTAATTATTTCTAATACTATATTAAAATCTAACGGTTCTTTATATGGTCTTTTCGATGTTAATGCATCAAAAACATCTGCTAAAGCAACTATTCTTCCTTCGATGCTAATTTCATCGCCTTTTTTGCCTTTTGGATAACCAGTTCCATCATACTTTTCATGGTGATCAGAAATTATATTTAACATTACTTGTGCACTGCTTGTTTCTATCAAATTTTTAGAGTTTTCAATAAATTTTGAAATTACTTTCACACCAATTTCGACATGTTTTTCTATTATTTGTCTTTCACTGTCAGTTAATTTTCCCGGTTTTAGTAAGATCGAATCTGGAATTCCTACTTTTCCAATATCGTGAAGTGGTGCAAATTGGTAGATTTCTCTAACAATTTGTGGATGCAAATTCAATTTTTCTGCTATTATTTTTGAATAGAGTGCTACTCTTTTTACATGATTCCCAGTTTCGTTATCTTTGAATTCTACAAGATTTACCAAACCTAAACCAAAATTCGAGAGTAAGTTTTGTGTAACTATAGAATAATAAAATCTGTAGGAAAGAATGTTTGAAATAGATAAAAGAAGTTTTTCATCGTGCTCAGTGAAATTATTTTTATTTTTGGAAGCAAGGAAGATAAAACCAAATGGTTTGTTATTCATGGAAAGCATAACAGTAAGGTTTGACATAAATCCTTCCTTCAATATTAATTCTATACTTGGCGAATGTGTTTCTTCAAAATACTTAGGAAGATCATTAATTATTTTAGAATTAATATTTTCATTTATCATTTTTCCAAGCGATGTTTCATTAAATTTTTTGCTAAACCCTGGCTTTAAATGTAGCTCTATATTTTTATTTTTT
This region includes:
- a CDS encoding HD domain-containing phosphohydrolase, which translates into the protein MRNPKSLEKYIIHSFFLITTSFILVLSLFSIDYFHNKNFIKINKKIFNYLTIVDKVISKESNFESLIEPMKNLNYDFKSYLQAIEDYNNKKHGKEKLMAHVKDFKSFLEKTREEYETKHIKEFFKITLLLIFFGIITLILIWTRMITLKKYNSKLLKIFQKVSENINISTINIPKIDFKEEYQISDTLRKINLVQEIYNNINQLPLSSTIEDFVFNMGKYLCDLFNSDRFSVALIDWENQKIVAEVAYLKNKNIELHLKPGFSKKFNETSLGKMINENINSKIINDLPKYFEETHSPSIELILKEGFMSNLTVMLSMNNKPFGFIFLASKNKNNFTEHDEKLLLSISNILSYRFYYSIVTQNLLSNFGLGLVNLVEFKDNETGNHVKRVALYSKIIAEKLNLHPQIVREIYQFAPLHDIGKVGIPDSILLKPGKLTDSERQIIEKHVEIGVKVISKFIENSKNLIETSSAQVMLNIISDHHEKYDGTGYPKGKKGDEISIEGRIVALADVFDALTSKRPYKEPLDFNIVLEIIKKEKEKHFDPEVVNAFLSEIDKVRKVYEKLKD
- a CDS encoding ABC transporter ATP-binding protein, encoding MKAKDLELLHFIFKYVKPKIRLFILSFIFLILLTLISLLPPYITKLAFDEGILNRDMNLLTKYALVLIGVYILKSFLNYLSSAFFTLLSQNTLFDIKKDLTTRILKLPLEFFTNSESGYIISRFKETDSLSSLFSLQSFKLILSVFEFIGAMMIMFSLNVKLTLFLILVIPVFYLVVKSFESVFAKVTNETMEKGAIFHGKFQQSINGAEEIKRMALEEKEAQNINRINKEYVKSTIKYGILLSFGSEIIMLLSSLVSVLLLYLGGKSIVQESISVGTYLAFTGYFGKLYAPVVNWSISMYTFKPAFVALKRIKDFFMKYSEEDEMFDKIKINKINEIEMKKVNFCYPDGKEYVLRNFNFKAERGDKVLLKGPNGSGKSTIIRLLLGFYENYEGEILINGVELKRISKKSLRNRVSIVSQKIFLFNDTIENNIKIKDDVDDEKYEIILRKSGLKAFVEKLPFKDKTLVGENGVKLSGGEIHKLAIARAMVKSYSDVFIFDEATAHLDKETKELIRKFIKEELDNKICIIIDHSDYFDNVCNKIVHLMPNYCEGSCKEK